A window of Mastomys coucha isolate ucsf_1 unplaced genomic scaffold, UCSF_Mcou_1 pScaffold1, whole genome shotgun sequence genomic DNA:
ACCGTTTGTGTCCATTTCTTCTAGGTATGCCCACGTCATCTCCCAAGGTCTCTGGAGGCCTCCCTAACCTTTGCTTAGCTTTCCCTGGTGCAGCTCTACACAGCTCATGAAAGCATAGGGTTTGTACTGGAAGGGGTCATATGGAGCTTGACTGTCAGAGAGAAAATCCTCAAAGAGAAACTGGTGACATTGCAGATTTATCAGGTTCCCACCTCTGGGCCCCAGGGCTAGAGACAGGTCCTGCCCTGGTCCTCGAGCATTTAATAGTTCACATCCTACTGAACCTCTGCTATGAAAACCAGAGAAACTGAAATGGTTTCTggcgggggttggggaggagaagAGCTATTGGAGGGTCCCCTCCACCACTCCATTGCTCCTGCTGGGACAGCAGTGTTGGGTGTGTGCAGATCAGGGTGAAAGGATTATACATCTGTACTAATAGCCCTTGGATTAGTGAAGGCCTCATGCCCAGAACTTGGCCAGGTCACCGGGTAACTCTGGGGTGCTGCCAATTTGAGAGATGGGGTTCCCCCCTCTTTGTAGTGTGTAGGGGCAAAGGAGAGCCTCTCGCCTCCACCCCCATTGGGCACCATGTCAGCTGTCCGTATGTAAAAGGGGGTGCGGTAAGGGGAGCAAGTGGTACAGTGGCTGGCCACCCCACACGGCTGGCTGCAGGACTCGCTGGTGAGAGGTGCCAGGCCACCTCTGCCATCCAGGACTTGGGAGCTGCAGGCATTGCAGGTGGGGGCTCTGGGATGGATGGAAAGGTcatgctcctcctcttcctcttcttcctcagcgTCCTCGTCATCTGTGCCCTTCTTGCAGCAGTAATACtggggggaaggaaaagggatgCTTAAGAGTCAGTCTCGCTCCCCCTCCTCCATCACTAGTGAGTATACATAAGAACAACCCTCCTCCACCTTCTATGGGGGCCTCATGCCGGCCACTTTGTTGGGGAAGAGAAATATACCCTAATACTAGAGACCCTCATCCCACAAGCTTTTTCTCCCAGCTTCACCAGGCCAGCGCTTCTCCCTTTTGTTCAGTATTCTCCTGGTGGAcgggagagcagagagggaggcacATAGGGGAATGCAAGGCCAGGGTTGGAGGCTGCTTCTTTCCTACCAAGGTAGCCATCTCAGAAGTGAATGGGAGAGCTTTGAATCTTTCCAGGACACTCTGGGGTACCATTGTGAGGTgcagaaaatgtgtgtgtgtctgtgtattgggGGTGAACAGCTTCCTTCTGAACTCGCTCAATTTTCAGCCTCCTTCACTTACACTTCATATTCTATGGCTTTGGGCATTACTGCCTCCAAAGTGGGCCTCTAGTTTCCGCTCCCGTCATGGAGAAGTGGCTAGCCTGTGTCCCCCACTCCCCCAGCCTCTGATCATAGGCCCATGGTACTGACCTGGAGCCTACAGTAGCACAGGACAGCAATGATACAGAGGAGGATCACTGTAGCTAGAATTCCGCCAGTGATCACAACTGTTCCCGCTGTCATCCGCCCGGCGCCCCATCAAACTCTGCAAAGACGTATGCTGGTAAGTGAGGAATAGTCGATCCACATCCTCTGCACAGCAGTAGACAGGAGGACAGGAGCTGAGTGGACCCAGGCCCGCATTGGTTTCCTGAAGGCAGAGGACTTGCTATGCTTAACCCAGAGTGGGGTGGGGGCCTCAGCtgcaggagggaaaagagagagagctgacTGCTCCATTTCTCCTGTGTCATTTGgtttctctctttgcctcctccattattattattattattaatatgcaTGATTCTATGCATGTGGGTGTACATGTGAAGGCtaaaggacaaccttgggtgttgttctAAAGATGccattactattatttttgttttgttttgttttgttttgaaacatggtttctccaagtcaccctggctgtcctggaactggctctgtagaccaggttagccttgaactcacaaagacccacctgcctctgcctcccaaatgctgggattaaaggcatgcaccaccacctcccagtacttttttcccctctctttttttaaacaaaacttctCATTAGCCCAGAACTTGCCAAGGAAACTAGGTTAGATGGCCAAAGAGCTCCAGGAGTTGCCTGTTTTGGACTCTCTCTCATCCTAAAATTACAAATGCCTGTCATCACATCTGGCTCTTTTtaaatgtgagttctagggagcaaactcaggtcctctttggagactgaacccaggtccttatgcttgcaaacaAACCCTATTATTCCTGCTCCCTCTTTGCCTCCTTCTTGACTTCCCTCCAAGAAGGAGTACCAGAAGGGCTTTGTCTGTGGGGAGTTATGCTAAGTATTC
This region includes:
- the Fam163a gene encoding protein FAM163A, with product MTAGTVVITGGILATVILLCIIAVLCYCRLQYYCCKKGTDDEDAEEEEEEEEHDLSIHPRAPTCNACSSQVLDGRGGLAPLTSESCSQPCGVASHCTTCSPYRTPFYIRTADMVPNGGGGERLSFAPTHYKEGGTPSLKLAAPQSYPVTWPSSGHEAFTNPRAISTDV